The Saccharomyces paradoxus chromosome VI, complete sequence genome includes a window with the following:
- the SMC1 gene encoding cohesin subunit SMC1 (Subunit of the multiprotein cohesin complex~similar to YFL008W), whose protein sequence is MGRLVGLELSNFKSYRGVTKIGFGESNFTSIIGPNGSGKSNMMDAISFVLGVRSNHLRSNILKDLIYRGVLNDDNNDDFDSTFNDDASSSNPQSAYVKAFYQKGNILVELMRIISRNGDTSYKIDGKTVSYKDYSIFLENENILIKAKNFLVFQGDVEQIAAQSPIELSRMFEEVSGSIQYKKEYEELKDKIEKLSKSATESIKNRRRIHGELKTYKEGINKNEEYRKQVDKRNELQKFQALWQLYHLEQQKEELTDKLSASNSEISSLKEKINNEMKSLQRSKSSFVKESAVISKQKSKLDYIVKDKEKLASDLRLIKVPQQAAGKRISHIEKRIESLQKDLQRQKTYVERFETQLKVVTKSKEAFEEEIKESARNYDKFKLNENDLKTYNSLHEKYLTEGGSILEEKIALLNNDKREIQDELERFNKRADISKRRITEELSIAGEKLDTQLNDLRVSLNEKNALHTERLRELKKLQSDIESANNQEYDLNFKLRETLVKIDDLSANQRETMKERKLRENIAMLKRFFPGVKGLVHDLCHPKKEKYGLAVSTILGKNFDSVIVENLTVAQECIAFLKKQRAGTASFIPLDTIETELPTLSLPDSQDYILSINAIDYEPEYEKAMQYVCGDSIICNTLNIAKDLKWKKGVRSKLVTIEGALIHKAGLMTGGISGDANNRWDKEEYQSLMSLKDKLLIQIDELSNNQRSNSIRAREVENSVSLLNSDIANLRTQVTQQKRSLDENSLEIKYHNDLIEKEIQPKITELKKKLDDLENNKDSLEKEKEALQNNIFKEFTGKIGFTIKEYENHSGELMRQQSKELQQLQKQILTVENKLQFETDRLSTTQRRYEKAQADLENAQVEMKSLEEQEYAIDMKIKSIESKLEENKNHLDELQKKYITKQSDLNSNEDILEDMNSNLQVLKRERDGIKEDIEKFDLERVTALKNCKISNINLPILSETTIEDLPISSGDAEAITISNNIDVDYKGLPKKYKENNTDSAKKELDQKIHEVEEILNELQPNARAVERYDEAEERFELINNETEQLKTEEKKILNQFLKIKKKRKELFEKTFDYVSDHLDAIYRELTKNPNSNVELAGGNASLTIEDEDEPFNAGIKYHATPPLKRFKDMEYLSGGEKTVAALALLFAINSYQPSPFFVLDEVDAALDITNVQRIAAYIRRHRNPDLQFIVISLKNTMFEKSDALVGVYRQQQENSSKIITLDLSNYAE, encoded by the coding sequence ATGGGACGTTTAGTTGGCCTAGAACTAAGTAATTTCAAGTCCTACAGAGGTGTCACCAAGATAGGATTCGGCGAGTCAAATTTCACAAGTATCATTGGTCCTAACGGTTCTGGTAAATCGAATATGATGGATGCTATCTCATTCGTACTCGGTGTGCGGAGTAATCATTTAAGGTCAAATATCTTGAAAGATTTAATCTATAGAGGTGTCTtaaatgatgataataacGACGATTTTGATAGTACTTTTAACGATGACGCGAGCTCTTCGAACCCACAATCCGCATACGTGAAAGcattttatcaaaaaggCAACATATTGGTGGAGCTAATGAGGATAATCTCCAGGAACGGTGACACTAGTTATAAAATTGATGGAAAAACTGTCTCCTATAAGGACTATTCcatatttcttgaaaatgaaaatattcttatcaaagcaaagaattttttggtgTTTCAAGGCGATGTTGAGCAAATTGCAGCACAATCGCCCATAGAATTATCGAGAATGTTTGAAGAAGTTTCAGGTTCTATCCAATACAAAAAAGAGTATGAAGAGTTAAAGGATAAGATTGAGAAATTAAGCAAATCTGCCACCGAGTCTATTAAAAATAGAAGGAGAATCCATGGGGAACTGAAAACGTATAAAGAAGGTATCAATAAGAACGAGGAATATAGGAAACAAGTggataaaagaaatgagcTACAGAAGTTTCAGGCTCTATGGCAGCTATATCATTTAGAGCAGCAAAAGGAGGAGCTAACAGACAAGCTGTCGGCATCAAACTCTGAAATATCGtctttaaaagaaaaaataaataatgagaTGAAATCATTACAACGCTCAAAATCCTCTTTTGTTAAAGAAAGCGCAGTAATTTCTAAGCAAAAAAGTAAACTAGATTATATTGTCAaggataaagaaaaactggCTTCGGATTTGCGACTAATAAAAGTACCCCAACAGGCAGCAGGGAAACGCATTTCAcacattgaaaaaagaattgaaagTTTACAGAAAGATCTTCAAAGACAGAAGACTTACGTTGAAAGATTCGAAACACAACTAAAAGTGGTGACCAAGTCAAAGGAAGCTTTTGAAGAGGAAATCAAAGAATCTGCTAGAAATTATGACAAATTCAAGCTGAATGAGAATGATTTGAAAACGTACAATAGTTTACATGAAAAATATCTCACTGAAGGCGGGTCAATcttagaagaaaaaattgcacTTTTGAACAACGATAAACGAGAAATTCAAGACGAATTAGAGAGATTCAATAAAAGGGCAGATATttctaaaagaagaataacaGAGGAGCTTTCTATAGCAGGTGAAAAGTTGGACACACAATTAAACGATTTGAGAGTTTCTTTGAATGAGAAAAACGCCCTTCATACTGAACGTTTGCGCGAACTGAAAAAACTACAATCTGATATTGAGTCTGCTAATAATCAAGAATATGACTTGAATTTCAAGTTGAGGGAGACATTGGTTAAAATCGACGACTTGAGTGCTAATCAAAGGGaaacaatgaaagaaagaaaattaagAGAGAATATAGCaatgttgaaaagattCTTTCCGGGAGTAAAAGGCCTTGTTCATGATCTTTGTCAcccaaaaaaggaaaaatatggCTTGGCAGTGTCTACCATCTTGGGTAAGAACTTTGATTCTGTCATCGTAGAGAATTTAACTGTAGCTCAAGAATGCATtgcatttttgaagaagcaaCGTGCAGGCACTGCGTCTTTCATACCACTTGACACAATTGAGACAGAATTACCTACATTATCGTTACCTGATTCGCAAGACTACATTCTATCAATTAATGCCATTGATTATGAGCCGGAATATGAAAAAGCGATGCAATATGTGTGTGGCGATTCCATCATCTGTAATACATTGAACATTGCTAAAGATctaaaatggaaaaaggGCGTAAGAAGCAAATTGGTAACAATCGAAGGTGCTTTGATCCACAAGGCTGGTTTAATGACAGGTGGTATATCAGGGGATGCCAATAATAGGTGggataaagaagaatatcaaAGCTTAATGTCTTTAAAAGACAAATTACTAATCCAAATAGATGAACTTTCCAATAATCAACGTTCTAATTCCATCAGGGCAAgagaagttgaaaatagtGTTTCACTATTGAATTCTGATATAGCTAACTTGAGAACCCAAGTAACGCAACAGAAACGCTCTTTGGATGAAAATAGTTTAGAAATTAAATACCATAATGACTtgatagaaaaagaaatccaACCGAAAATAACTGaactgaagaagaaactagatgatttagaaaacaataaagatAGTTTAGAGAAGGAGAAGGAAGCATTAcagaataatattttcaaagaattcACAGGTAAAATTGGCTTTACTATcaaagaatatgaaaatcaTTCGGGTGAATTGATGAGACAACAATCTAAAGAATTACAGCAGTtacaaaaacaaattttgaCCGTTGAGAATAAGCTGCAATTTGAAACGGACAGACTAAGCACTACTCAAAGGAGATACGAAAAAGCACAAGCAGATCTAGAGAATGCTCAAGTTGAAATGAAGTCTTTGGAAGAACAGGAATATGCAATAGATatgaaaatcaaatcaaTAGAGTCtaaattggaagaaaacaaaaaccaTTTGGATGAGTTAcagaaaaaatacataacAAAGCAAAGTGATTTAAATTCCAATGAAGATATTCTAGAGGACATGAATAGCAACTTGcaagttttgaaaagggaAAGAGACGGTATAAAggaagatattgaaaagtttgaCTTGGAAAGAGTAACAGCGTTAAAGAATTGTAAGATCTCTAACATAAACCTACCTATATTGTCGGAAACAACGATAGAAGATCTACCAATATCTTCCGGTGATGCTGAAGCAATTACAATTTCCAACAATATCGATGTAGACTATAAAGGACTACccaaaaaatacaaagaaaacaataccGATTCGGCAAAGAAAGAGCTGGATCAAAAGATTCATGAGGTGGAAGAAATATTGAACGAGTTGCAGCCCAATGCAAGGGCTGTAGAGAGATACGACGAGGCAGAAGAAAGATTTGAACTGATTAATAACGAAACAGAACAATTAAAGAccgaagaaaagaaaatattaaatcAATTTctaaaaatcaaaaagaaaaggaaagaattgTTCGAAAAGACATTTGATTACGTGAGCGACCACTTAGACGCAATCTACAGAGAGCTGACTAAAAACCCCAACTCCAACGTAGAGTTGGCCGGCGGTAATGCGTCTTTAACCATagaagacgaagatgaGCCGTTCAATGCGGGAATCAAATATCATGCCACTCCGCCTCTGAAAAGATTCAAAGACATGGAATATCTTTCTGGCGGTGAGAAAACCGTAGCTGCACTAGCTCTATTATTTGCTATTAATTCCTACCAACCTAGTCCCTTCTTCGTGCTGGATGAAGTGGACGCGGCTCTAGACATTACGAACGTCCAGAGAATTGCTGCCTACATAAGAAGACACCGTAATCCAGACCTCCAGTTCATTGTtatttcattgaagaataccatgtttgaaaaatctgaCGCTCTCGTAGGTGTTTATAGGCAGCAACAAGAAAACTCTTCTAAGATCATAACTTTGGACTTGAGTAATTACGCAGAATGA
- the BLM10 gene encoding proteasome activator BLM10 (Proteasome activator~similar to YFL007W), translating to MTANNDDDIKSPIPITNKTLSQLKRIERSPGRPSSSQGEIKRKRSRLFAPDGRPHSPLRARSATPTLQDQKLFNGMDSTSLLNERLQHYTLDYVSDRAQHMKNIYDPTSRWFSRSARPEFPIEEFLPYQTESHGEQAKYLCHVLVNLYIAISSLDIQGLISISSKDLADLKKEVDDLALKTDLFRLSNNTAENDLLGNDIADYDDAEGLEDEMDEYFDLAGPDFNATGRITAKSATIVNVNHWTNELKNCLHFDFPVALRKSLATVYYYLSLVQGQKVYRQMHVDMFERLVSLDDDRTNFTELLQKHGLLLDHQIMLNFLCEFLPYPDPDYARYELSSKEDLQLFRLLLKHAHNAKPFFDKSKENLLIDTMNFLLSSLAPSTMMAVMPIVTSIVPYHYHIHSKIIDYFPFCYSIWSSVSANVAIDTHMYDFVGSISKDVHNKILGSDHENDIIGVEFGKFGIFTDDQMTFMFNRLQGHLRTDGQIHSYSRTVKPFIYAINGSNKGKFFEKLLSLAKAIETFIHPSNNGFWTKPNAKFVHAFIKSYHGRVKYEGDVCANDVTNGICLTSSCHEEIVEIFLNIISLGSQNKNPDIANYYISCFAYLLELNPSNAYLIFDKILIDLYDTLADQFINSRHRIISSLKQFTRVIRFIVMDKLYRVHITNILSMLVSKLDMNDTNLTSNLINGIVSIAAFIPIQTLAGEEDYISFESDTLPLVQQHFYHIKSGESSKTFQVDDKLLNSAFKASTTIFESMLKVYVEKIFQLVDVDLEDSLVTKINQTTMILQESMDDKIFNYFAALLQRNFWSNDSFKEKDPNYELVTIPLAALIRRNNALSKDLVRNLLFHVKEQIKRGAGSVRSTSEIQQRDVKLVLYLTALNDVLRQCHESLLEYSDELITFMKYLYDNVTNPPLDVITSIVIHSALATLCTTEITDCRLFPEDSKIPEKDRWGGLQFDPRRFDKQHLNFQWHVPSSDEITLSIGILESLTEYCINNVEELMRAPRNDSEYGDMIQKYVLVMTHTLSGSSLLFDPDFNKYRTQSNLSYREKLVLLKNIRENNCDPQELDIDIEQIRSGKDDEDYIESKDIEAGLNAGVSDVVQLRDEFPDELIVDDPMVSEMPSGVNTPIASAHGADNSSMSSDLAFRDLDIYSCNYYFGNTTEEKLQNPQYIQVHRVRARIGHFFHKLYVFLSTNFENNTNMFQILLHGLKVWFTDLGQETVFNEDPNAFIDVDFLENVQSLSHVNEPFTRTNFAIRANSLHQSRVLLHSTNRKGSKLENLLLVDIIHLATSLYPDIYKPAQGTLVHCMKQLVGSYGVVINKVIPLLEKAIRDHDYMKIQVILNVLLIKKIHRKLMTDYKDIDKLVFLLIECCRVNELEIGMYADKILTDIVIGIKIPSSVCVISDEAFLPLAPPDGTINLQVEAVKLAKKKKREYYLSLLVDLQNKLLDKLDNEEEMGWKIKMFILRFVTQVQSNLESKPDKRAVFSITSQISTKHPEIIHLVVKSLLSTCNKIISLSDYEYDITRAYKNEFNPSFVEILDTSDTSFPKTFTKEMNNFDNPKYFIDSRAYVGWLCWGRPMYVMSSKALSLNLRENELEVLKTTGRLLTKGFLKDVTMNLVQDNETRGVFSSGNVSFFSLVILLISSGFCELSVSDLFELCESYYNKDDKASMIMSVEIVAGLVCGSKFLTVSDLEKRDVFVENFLAKCLDYELNHDAFEIWSTLAWWLPAVVDLRRSKTFFSHFINADGMFDRESDAATHQTSKIYMLRSILMSMEFRAPDVRKLFNELVFDHPYDQVRQAVAKLLTTLVQNQSNPSFSDPTTLLEAELNDPDGLGLPLKRVPEKVDAYIKKQFEIIKNLEHSVIGLSPQDFMKTDYFYRTSTMFYWIKEMARGPNKVLLVPYLVDYVLPFLISLVKHKDVCALASLDPVRLYAGLGYMPIRKNHVAAIVDYVCSSNVALSSNQTKLQLAFIQHFLSAELLQLTEEEKNKILEFVVSNLYNEQFVEVRVRAASILSDIVHNWKEEQALLSLIERFAKGLDVNKYTSKERQKLSKTDIKIHGSVLGLGAIISAFPYVFPLPPWIPKQLSNLSSWARTSGMTGQAAKNTISEFKKVRADTWKFDRASFNTEELEDLEGVLWRSYYA from the coding sequence ATGACCGCTAACAATGACGATGATATCAAGTCACCCATTCCCATTACCAACAAGACCTTATCCCAATTGAAACGCATTGAGAGAAGCCCAGGAAGGCCCAGCTCTTCTCAAGGTGAGATAAAACGTAAAAGGTCTAGGCTGTTTGCCCCAGACGGAAGACCGCATTCTCCGCTAAGAGCAAGATCTGCTACCCCAACGCTGCAGGATCAAAAACTATTCAATGGCATGGATTCCACGTCCCTTTTGAATGAAAGATTACAGCATTATACGCTGGATTATGTTAGCGACAGGGCGCAACAtatgaagaatatatacGATCCGACATCTCGGTGGTTCAGCAGATCAGCGAGACCTGAATTTCCCATTGAAGAGTTTTTACCATATCAGACAGAAAGTCATGGGGAGCAAGCGAAATATTTGTGCCATGTCTTAGTTAACCTTTACATTGCCATCAGCTCATTAGATATACAAGGCTTGATTTCTATTTCCAGTAAAGACCTGGccgatttgaaaaaggaggTGGATGATCTAGCTCTTAAGACCGATCTTTTCAGATTATCTAATAATACGGCAGAGAATGACTTACTTGGTAACGATATCGCCGACTACGATGACGCGGAAGGCCTGGAGGACGAAATGGATGAATACTTCGACTTAGCAGGCCCAGACTTCAATGCCACGGGCAGAATTACTGCTAAGTCGGCTACCATTGTGAATGTAAACCATTGGACCAATGAACTCAAGAATTGTCTACATTTTGATTTTCCAGTGGCTCTAAGAAAGTCACTTGCGACagtttattattatttgtcTCTTGTCCAAGGCCAAAAGGTGTATAGGCAAATGCACGTCGATATGTTTGAAAGATTAGTAAGCCTTGATGATGACAGAACAAATTTCACTGAACTGTTGCAGAAACACGGCCTTTTGCTAGATCATCAAATCATGCTCAATTTTCTGTGCGAATTTTTACCTTATCCAGATCCTGACTATGCTCGTTATGAACTATCATCGAAGGAAGATTTACAATTATTTAGATTGCTTTTGAAGCACGCACATAATGCAAAACCATTTTTCGATAAGTCAAAGGAAAATCTATTAATTGACACGATGAATTTTCTGTTGTCCAGTCTTGCGCCATCTACGATGATGGCTGTCATGCCTATTGTTACATCCATTGTTCCTTATCATTACCATATACATTCTAAGATTATTGATTATTTCCCGTTTTGCTATAGCATCTGGAGCTCAGTCAGTGCAAACGTGGCCATCGACACTCACATGTATGATTTTGTTGGGTCGATTTCCAAAGACGTTcacaataaaattttaggCAGTGAtcatgaaaatgatataaTTGGAGTGGAGTTTGGAAAATTCGGAATTTTTACTGATGACCAAATGACTTTTATGTTCAATAGGCTACAAGGCCATCTTAGAACAGACGGTCAAATACATTCGTATTCCCGCACGGTAAAGCCTTTTATTTATGCTATAAATGGATCTAACAAGGGTAAGTTTTTTGAGAAACTATTGAGTTTAGCCAAAGCAATCGAAACATTTATTCATCCCTCTAATAATGGGTTTTGGACTAAGCCGAATGCTAAATTCGTCCATGCGTTTATCAAGTCTTACCACGGAAGGGTTAAATATGAGGGAGATGTTTGTGCCAATGATGTTACAAATGGGATATGTTTAACTTCCTCCTGCCACGAAGAAATTGTTGAGATATTCCTAAATATTATTAGTCTGGGTTCACAGAATAAAAACCCTGATATTGCCAATTATTACATCTCTTGCTTCGCTTATCTGTTAGAACTGAATCCTTCAAATGcatatttaatttttgacAAAATACTGATAGATTTGTATGATACACTGGCTGATCAATTTATTAATTCGAGACACAGGATAATTTCCTCTTTAAAACAATTTACAAGAGTAATTCGATTTATTGTGATGGACAAGCTATACCGGGTGCATATAACAAACATCCTTTCGATGCTAGTCTCCAAACTTGATATGAATGACACTAATTTAACAAGCAACCTCATCAACGGTATTGTATCCATAGCCGCTTTCATCCCTATCCAAACTCTCGCTGGAGAAGAGGATTATATATCGTTTGAATCAGATACTCTTCCTTTAGTTCAACAACATTTTTATCACATTAAAAGCGGCGAAAGTTCGAAGACCTTTCAAGTTGACGATAAACTGTTAAATAGCGCTTTTAAAGCTTCCACtacaatttttgaaagtatgCTGAAAGTATACGTAGAAAAGATTTTCCAATTAGTCGATGTAGACTTAGAGGACTCCTTGGTCACTAAAATAAACCAAACAACCATGATTTTACAAGAGTCTATGGACgataaaatattcaattATTTTGCTGCTTTATTACAGAGAAACTTTTGGAGTAATGACTCCTTCAAGGAAAAGGATCCAAACTATGAATTAGTAACTATCCCATTAGCGGCTTTAATTAGAAGGAATAATGCTTTAAGTAAAGACTTGGTCAGAAATCTTTTATTCCATGTCAAAGAACAGATCAAAAGAGGCGCCGGGTCTGTGAGAAGTACTTCCGAAATTCAACAGAGAGATGTTAAGTTAGTTTTGTATTTGACGGCACTAAACGATGTCTTAAGACAATGTCATGAGTCTCTATTGGAGTATAGCGATGAGTTGATAACATTCATGAAATATTTATACGACAACGTAACTAACCCACCGCTGGACGTTATTACATCTATTGTTATTCACAGTGCCTTAGCAACTCTATGTACCACTGAAATAACTGACTGTCGTCTATTTCCGGAAGACTCTAAAATCCCCGAAAAGGACAGATGGGGGGGACTACAGTTCGATCCTAGAAGATTTGATAAACAGCATTTAAACTTTCAGTGGCATGTACCTTCTAGTGATGAGATAACCCTATCCATAGGCATTCTAGAAAGTCTTACCGAATACTGTATCAATAACGTAGAAGAACTGATGAGAGCTCCACGAAATGATTCCGAATATGGAGATATGATACAAAAATATGTCTTAGTTATGACACATACCCTTTCCGGGTCAAGTTTGCTTTTTGATCCTGattttaataaatataGAACACAATCAAACTTGTCATACAGAGAGAAACTGgttttgttgaagaatatCCGTGAAAACAACTGTGATCCTCAAGAACTggatattgatattgaacAAATTCGTTCTGGCAAGGACGATGAAGACTATATTGAAAGCAAGGATATTGAAGCAGGACTGAATGCAGGTGTTTCTGATGTTGTGCAGTTGAGAGATGAGTTTCCGGATGAATTAATTGTTGATGATCCAATGGTGTCTGAGATGCCTTCTGGTGTGAATACCCCTATTGCGAGTGCACATGGCGCTGACAATTCATCTATGAGTTCGGATCTTGCCTTCAGAGATTTAGATATCTATAGCTGTAATTATTACTTTGGAAATACCACCGAGGAGAAGCTACAAAACCCACAGTACATACAAGTTCACAGAGTAAGAGCACGCATTGGACATTTCTTTCACAAGCTATATGTTTTTCTATCTACcaactttgaaaacaaCACTAATATGTTCCAGATTTTATTGCATGGATTAAAAGTTTGGTTTACAGACCTGGGACAAGAAACAGTCTTCAATGAAGACCCGAATGCCTTCATTGACGTTGATTTCCTAGAAAATGTTCAATCTCTCTCGCACGTAAACGAGCCTTTCACGAGAACCAATTTTGCGATTAGAGCAAACAGTTTGCACCAAAGTAGGGTTCTATTACATTCAACAAATAGAAAAGGTTCTAAGCTGGAGAACCTTTTGTTGGTTGACATCATACACTTAGCAACATCCCTTTATCCCGATATTTATAAACCAGCACAAGGAACCTTGGTACATTGTATGAAGCAGTTAGTTGGGTCATATGGTGTAGTCATCAATAAAGTTATTCCATTGTTAGAGAAAGCGATTAGGGATCATGATTATATGAAAATTCAAGTTATTTTGAATGTGTTATTgattaagaaaattcatAGAAAGCTTATGACGGATTATAAAGACATCGACAAATTGGTTTTTCTGCTTATTGAATGTTGTCGTGTGAATGAATTAGAAATTGGTATGTATGCGGATAAGATCTTAACTGATATAGTGATTGGAATTAAGATTCCTTCTAGTGTATGTGTCATTTCCGATGAAGCTTTCTTACCTTTAGCACCTCCTGATGGTACCATTAATTTGCAAGTTGAGGCAGTAAAGCTtgccaaaaagaaaaagcgTGAATACTACCTTTCGCTGTTAGTCGATTTGCAGAACAAGCTTTTAGATAAACTGGATAATGAGGAAGAGATGGGGTggaagataaaaatgtttATTTTGCGTTTTGTTACGCAGGTGCAATCAAATCTGGAAAGCAAACCCGACAAAAGGGCAGTATTTTCCATAACCTCACAGATCTCCACAAAACATCCAGAAATTATACATTTGGTTGTTAAGTCATTGTTGTCAACGTGCAACAAGATAATATCTCTATCTGACTATGAATACGACATCACTAGGGCCTATAAGAATGAATTCAATCCATCATTCGTTGAAATACTGGATACCTCGGATACAAGCTTCCCTAAGACCTTTACCAAAGAGATGAATAACTTCGATAACCCCAAGTATTTTATTGATTCAAGAGCATATGTCGGCTGGCTATGTTGGGGAAGACCTATGTACGTCATGTCGTCGAAAGCTTTAAGCCTTAATTTACGTGAGAACGAACTAGAAGTCCTGAAGACCACTGGTCGCTTATTGACAAAAGGATTTCTGAAGGATGTCACAATGAATTTGGTCCAGGATAATGAAACAAGGGGAGTTTTTAGCAGTGGTAACgtatcatttttttctttggtaaTCCTTTTGATATCATCCGGTTTCTGTGAACTAAGTGTGTCGGATCTTTTTGAACTATGTGAATCGTACTATAACAAGGACGATAAAGCTTCGATGATTATGTCTGTCGAGATAGTGGCTGGTTTAGTTTGCGGAAGTAAGTTTTTGACGGTCTCTGATTTGGAGAAACGCGACGTTTTTGTCGAGAACTTCCTGGCTAAATGCCTAGATTATGAATTGAACCACGACgcatttgaaatttggaGCACCTTGGCATGGTGGTTACCTGCTGTCGTTGATCTAAGAAGAtctaaaacattttttAGTCATTTTATCAACGCCGATGGCATGTTCGACCGTGAATCCGATGCAGCTACACATCAGACCTCTAAAATTTACATGTTAAGAAGTATTTTGATGAGTATGGAGTTTAGAGCACCAGATGTTCGTAAACTGTTTAATGAGTTGGTATTTGATCATCCATACGATCAGGTTCGTCAGGCCGTTGCTAAACTATTGACCACTTTagttcaaaatcaaagcaATCCGTCATTTTCAGATCCAACGACATTGTTAGAAGCGGAACTGAATGATCCAGATGGATTAGGGTTACCATTAAAAAGGGTTCCGGAAAAAGTGGATGCGTATATCAAGAAGCAGTTTGAGATTATTAAAAATCTGGAACATTCCGTTATCGGCTTGAGCCCTCAAGATTTTATGAAGACAGACTATTTTTACAGGACATCCACAATGTTTTATTGGATCAAAGAAATGGCGAGAGGGCCTAATAAAGTTTTGTTGGTCCCATATTTAGTGGACTACGTGCTGCCATTTCTGATCAGTTTAGTGAAACACAAAGATGTTTGTGCTCTTGCCAGTTTAGATCCTGTTCGATTGTATGCTGGCTTAGGCTATATGCCGATCAGGAAGAACCACGTGGCCGCCATTGTTGATTATGTCTGTTCATCAAACGTAGCCCTGTCGTCAAACCAAACAAAACTGCAGTTGGCCTTCATCCAACACTTTCTATCGGCAGAACTGCTTCAACttactgaagaagaaaagaataaaattttggaatttgttGTCAGTAATCTGTATAACGAGCAATTTGTAGAAGTGAGAGTTCGTGCGGCATCCATCTTGTCTGATATTGTACATAACTGGAAAGAAGAGCAGGCATTGTTGAGTCTGATCGAGAGGTTTGCGAAGGGGCTTGACGTCAACAAATACACCTCGaaagaaagacaaaagTTATCCAAGACGGATATCAAAATTCATGGTAGCGTTTTGGGTTTGGGAGCTATTATATCGGCCTTCCCATACGTTTTCCCCCTACCGCCATGGATTCCTAAGCAACTGAGCAATTTATCCTCGTGGGCTAGAACTAGCGGTATGACTGGACAAGCTGCGAAGAATACCATTAGTGAGTTCAAGAAGGTGAGGGCTGACACTTGGAAGTTCGATAGAGCATCTTTTAATACGGAAGAACTGGAAGACCTGGAAGGTGTCCTATGGAGAAGTTATTACGCTTGA
- the SEC4 gene encoding Rab family GTPase SEC4 (Rab family GTPase~similar to YFL005W), translating to MSGLRTVSASSGNGKSYDSIMKILLIGDSGVGKSCLLVRFVEDKFNPSFITTIGIDFKIKTVDINGKKVKLQLWDTAGQERFRTITTAYYRGAMGIILVYDVTDERTFTNIKQWFKTVNEHANDEAQLLLVGNKSDMDTRVVTADQGEALAKELGIPFIESSAKNDDNVNEIFFTLAKLIQEKIDSNKLVGVGNGKEGNISINSGSGNSSKSNCC from the coding sequence ATGTCAGGTTTAAGAACTGTTTCTGCTTCTTCCGGCAATGGAAAGAGCTACGACTCTAtcatgaaaattttattgattGGTGATTCTGGTGTTGGGAAATCGTGTTTATTGGTTCGTTTTGTTGAAGACAAATTCAACCCGTCATTTATTACTACCATTGGTATTGATTTCAAGATAAAGACCGTCGATATTAACGGTAAGAAGGTAAAGCTGCAACTTTGGGATACCGCTGGTCAAGAACGTTTCCGGACCATCACTACAGCATATTATCGTGGTGCTATGGGTATCATTCTTGTTTATGACGTAACAGACGAGAGAACATTTACTAATATCAAGCAATGGTTTAAAACAGTTAATGAGCATGCGAATGACGAAGCACAGCTACTGTTGGTCGGTAACAAGAGCGATATGGACACTAGAGTGGTAACAGCTGATCAAGGTGAAGCTTTGGCTAAGGAGCTGGGTATACCATTCATCGAGTCCAGTGCTAAGAACGATGACAACGTCAAcgaaattttcttcaccttGGCTAAGTTgatccaagaaaaaattgacagTAATAAACTTGTTGGCGTTGGCAATGGTAAAGAGGGCAATATTAGCATCAATAGTGGGAGTGGAAACAGTTCTAAATCAAATTGCTGttga